The Leguminivora glycinivorella isolate SPB_JAAS2020 chromosome 2, LegGlyc_1.1, whole genome shotgun sequence DNA window gattttgatgaaatttggaacagacaatctttagaccctgagacagaacataggctaatttttatttcgaaaaaaagggatgaaggggttgaaaaagagagatagggatagcgatagcgatagcgatagcgatagcgatagcgatagcggcaCCTCTGGGTCGTCTTCCATTTGAAACTTATGACAGACTGTCTTAGAATAGTGTCTCTAGCACTTGAACAAGGGCATATCTCTCTACTCACGAGTAACTCCACAtaaaattcgactctacataaaattcggctctacataaaattcggctctacataaattcggctctacataaattcggctctacataaattcggctctacataaattcggctctacatataattcggctctacatataattcgactctacatataattcgactctacatataattcgactctacatataattcgactctacatataattcgactctacatataattcgactctacatataattcgactctacatataattcgactctacatataattcgactctacatataattcgactctacatataattcgactctacatataattcgactctataTATAATTCGActgcgattgcgatagcgatagcgattgtGATAGCGATTGCGaatcgcaatcgcaatcgctatcgctatcgctatcgctgtcgctgtcgctgtcgctgtcgctatcgctatcgctatcgctattgctatcgctatcgctatccctatcgctatccctatcgctcagaTCATGAGCGGATTGCGCGCGCATCGCGCGCTTCCCGCCAGCGTCCGGCGGGCGACACGCCGGCCGCCTGCCGGCGTCACGCCGGCCGCCTGCGGGCGTCACGCCGGCGTGTCGCTCCGCTGACGCGACGCcgacgctctcgaaacgcgcccgtgtggcggaggcttcagtgtcagtattccgtccatgtgaacgtagtttgttgataaatacgttttttccagcctgttttgcatcaaataatagtgaattttatgagtgaagacgttactaaacatgtgataaagcttcaaagatattatttgtcaaaatatccaatgaaatcccaaaggaaatatgcaccaaaaagttggtcaaggaaaagttgattcgccgtaagttttatatgtaataacgagtcaatttcctcgtcatagacacGTTGTTCTGTTACAGTAACTCGTAAGtcaatagaaaataaattatgaaaaacttTTTTCTAATTACTAGAAAAGTGAAATCgacaagaaaattaaaatttcatacatatttacaCGACCCTATTTTCAGTCTCATGAAGACGTATGAATATACTTTTGTACCGTTGGTTGTATCAAAACAGGCTATGTTCGGACTGTACTATCCTCTGAAACATTGTTAGTCGACAATTCGCAAGTAAACCTTATTTCCAAGGCCCGCGGTGGCCAGTTACAATATTCCTGCTGTACGGTCGGCTTCCGAACTGGAAAATTACAGGGACCTCGCAAAGTTGATGACGACGCCCACATTTTGCCTTGCGGCGTCATTGAAAGTTGTATTTAGATAGTTTAAAACCCAGAACACCTCACTCGTATTTTATGTGTATTTATTCCAGGAATTCGTGAATAAAGTAAATCTGTTTAAAACCTCCCGCCCTCCCACCGTGTAAATATTTAATCAGTTACTTAACTTAAAGTATGCGGATAGACTTGCTCAAAGTAAATTTACCTACCGTGAGATGCGAGTTTTGAACAAGgattaggtacttttatttttcttaaattaagttttttcaattactttgaaaaatataggtacctcTTCGTGCTGTTGCTTAATTTTTTCAATCATTTCATGATTCTTGGGACCGGGCTTGGAAAGTGCTGCTTGTAATTCTGTCTCGAGATTTTTAACCCGGGCTTTTAGCAAATCTATTTCTTCCTCTCGcacctataaaataaaaacaaaatttatattaataaaaacaattttattgtcaAAATCGTTTAAAGCATTTATAAGGAACAAATGAAAGTTTATACACTTAACAAATTTTAACATAACCTACCTTCAACTCCATCCTTAACGTGTCTTGACTCTTTTcatttttcactttttctaaTTCTTGAATTTTTATGAGAAGGGCTGCTTCTCTCTGTTGCCAATCATTCTGTAAACGTCGATTAACCAATTACTTTTGCAGTTTAAAGTCAAAACACTTTTATACAATTAGCACGTCTCCAGATTGCGTAAGAAATTGCTGGAATTGCGAGTAAATATCTGCATAAGCTATTACTTATCTTTATACTATTGTAGGTATAACACAATGGGTACAAAAACACTTACCGAATTGTCTCCATTAGCGAGATCATCTTGTTTAACTTCAGGTGCATTTGCTGTCTCAACTACTACTGGTACTGGAGCAACATTTCCATCCGTTACCTCTTTATTTTCCCCTTCAGTCTTGTTCTCATTGTTGGGCTCTTCTGCCTTCGGTGATGGATTTTCGACTGCTTTTGATTCAGGTATTACTTCAGACGGCATGTCTGATGCGCTTGCAGGTTGTTCAGCTTGAATAAGTTCAGccttaaaataaattacaaaatatCAAATAGATTAATTCAaagtctatttatttatttatgtaatttatgcTTCATAATGTATTAGAAACGGTGCAGGGTTATCTAACAGTTACTTACAGGTTTTGCTTCTTGCGGTACTGGCGGCTGAACCTGTGCCTGACCTTCGCCACCTCCTGACGCCTGGCTGCATTTTGAGTCTGCCTGAAACGCATATCCAAATAACAGTTATAACCTACCTATAGGTACAACCTACATCCCAACTTGTTACACATTATATTCTGTGCTACACTCCTTTGGATATTAAAAAGGAAGGTTACTAATAACTTAATAAGGTAATGGGACCTACCAGAATGTACAAATACCTAATGAAGAACTTTAATGCAGAAGATAAATTCCATTaatagcatttatttgtgcgctTGTAAAAAAACTTTTGTCCTATAAAAAATCCCACGGAATTGTCCAACGGCCTGTCAGCTTGAACTTTAGAGTGTCCTATTAAGTTATAGGCAGAACCTTTACGAGTGATATTTACTACCGCCGTGAGGGGGAGCGGGTGTAACCCACTGACCCGGATAATTGTTAAGAAACCTGATTTAGAAACACGATTAATTTCGTAGGTACGCACACCAATATTCGAGCACGCTATTACAATACATTAGATGTTAAGGGCAATTTAAACTAAaatcaatatattttaaaactttCAAATGTAAGTTTTACTGTAcatatttagttaattttaacatcatttgtttattaaaatttatccGGTATTATGTTTTCCTACAATCTTCGGTATTT harbors:
- the LOC125238276 gene encoding probable serine/threonine-protein kinase kinX isoform X1; translated protein: MAMDTDIIMNKLKSSDMFEGFNIRSIWTRVRSENVSRADSKCSQASGGGEGQAQVQPPVPQEAKPAELIQAEQPASASDMPSEVIPESKAVENPSPKAEEPNNENKTEGENKEVTDGNVAPVPVVVETANAPEVKQDDLANGDNSNDWQQREAALLIKIQELEKVKNEKSQDTLRMELKVREEEIDLLKARVKNLETELQAALSKPGPKNHEMIEKIKQQHEELLSKARGMIFDKTKMVKNQELQIEALTTQVQSLKDINMITKDLLEIRNSEIKAMEDRLQAMEERFKTEKERYGLVLQRAQTSSNINDDLKKEYETQLKIFKELRSKYEQKVEALVAENNKLKLDLAKSNGCGTSTETPK
- the LOC125238276 gene encoding sister chromatid cohesion protein PDS5 homolog E isoform X3, which gives rise to MADSKCSQASGGGEGQAQVQPPVPQEAKPAELIQAEQPASASDMPSEVIPESKAVENPSPKAEEPNNENKTEGENKEVTDGNVAPVPVVVETANAPEVKQDDLANGDNSNDWQQREAALLIKIQELEKVKNEKSQDTLRMELKVREEEIDLLKARVKNLETELQAALSKPGPKNHEMIEKIKQQHEELLSKARGMIFDKTKMVKNQELQIEALTTQVQSLKDINMITKDLLEIRNSEIKAMEDRLQAMEERFKTEKERYGLVLQRAQTSSNINDDLKKEYETQLKIFKELRSKYEQKVEALVAENNKLKLDLAKSNGCGTSTETPK